From the genome of Sphingobacterium kitahiroshimense, one region includes:
- a CDS encoding IPT/TIG domain-containing protein has product MITKQFINSNRCLLSNMLWTFLVLIFGLGGCKDDIKNVTEALPFDPAKPVVVSDFSPKAGGMGQRLVIYGQNFGNDPTKINVLIGGKQAKVISAVGESLYCLVPRQSFNGDIEVRVGDPNKQTIGKSAKPFDYQRKMVVSTIIGYRNSRGDEPWRDGKFKDADQSKMASGFWEPSFMKFDPVNPKHLWMTFDNNNGLYLINFADSTVTKKRSDFDRPRSIDFTVDHKYMIIAEDRGGENDRATYRLSRDRQWQDREVLTTYRQCNGASVHPINGEMYFNSYEKGQFFRFDLNKYFNEGLDVKGYEQLFVVHDPQWEYKILIHPTGNYAYIVVINQHYILRVDYNWEKKQFNQPYLVCGQLRGAGYEDAVGSSARLRNPYQGVFVKNPKYVADGKTDEYDFYFTDQQNHAIRILKPDGSVTTFAGRGSSSINANPYGYVDGDLRQEARFDRPSGIAYSETEGAFYIGDQSNRRIRKIALEEMDQSINE; this is encoded by the coding sequence ATGATAACTAAACAGTTTATTAACAGCAATAGGTGTCTCCTAAGCAATATGCTATGGACATTTCTTGTACTTATTTTTGGATTGGGGGGCTGTAAGGATGATATTAAAAATGTCACTGAGGCGTTGCCTTTTGATCCAGCTAAACCTGTGGTTGTATCTGATTTTAGTCCAAAAGCGGGAGGTATGGGGCAGCGCCTTGTTATCTATGGACAAAATTTTGGAAATGATCCCACAAAGATAAATGTGCTTATTGGAGGAAAGCAAGCAAAAGTCATTAGTGCCGTCGGAGAATCACTATACTGCTTGGTCCCAAGGCAATCGTTTAATGGGGACATTGAAGTGCGGGTCGGAGATCCAAATAAACAAACTATTGGTAAATCTGCAAAACCTTTTGACTACCAGCGCAAAATGGTTGTATCTACCATTATAGGATACCGAAACTCACGGGGGGATGAACCGTGGAGGGACGGAAAATTTAAGGATGCAGACCAAAGTAAAATGGCAAGTGGATTCTGGGAGCCTTCTTTTATGAAATTTGATCCTGTGAATCCGAAGCATCTCTGGATGACATTCGATAATAACAATGGACTTTACTTGATCAATTTTGCAGATAGTACCGTAACAAAAAAACGTTCTGATTTTGACCGTCCCCGTAGTATTGATTTCACGGTTGATCATAAATATATGATTATCGCAGAAGACCGCGGCGGAGAAAATGATCGAGCAACTTATCGATTATCGCGTGATAGACAGTGGCAGGATAGGGAGGTGCTGACCACCTATAGGCAGTGTAATGGTGCCTCTGTTCATCCTATTAATGGGGAGATGTATTTTAATAGTTATGAGAAAGGACAATTTTTTCGTTTCGATCTGAATAAATATTTTAATGAAGGTCTTGATGTTAAAGGCTACGAACAATTATTTGTCGTGCATGATCCGCAATGGGAATATAAGATTTTGATTCATCCTACGGGAAACTACGCATACATTGTTGTCATTAACCAGCACTATATCCTTCGTGTCGATTATAATTGGGAAAAGAAACAGTTTAATCAACCGTATTTGGTTTGTGGTCAACTTAGAGGAGCTGGTTATGAGGATGCGGTAGGTTCTTCTGCAAGACTGCGAAATCCTTATCAGGGAGTCTTTGTTAAAAATCCGAAATACGTCGCTGATGGTAAGACAGATGAATACGATTTTTATTTCACAGATCAGCAGAATCATGCTATCCGTATCTTGAAACCCGATGGGAGTGTGACGACTTTTGCAGGAAGAGGCAGTTCCAGTATCAATGCTAATCCATATGGCTATGTAGATGGAGACCTGAGACAGGAAGCACGTTTTGACAGACCTTCTGGTATCGCTTACAGTGAAACAGAAGGTGCATTTTATATAGGAGATCAATCAAATCGCCGTATCCGTAAAATCGCACTTGAAGAAATGGATCAAAGTATTAACGAATAA
- a CDS encoding SusC/RagA family TonB-linked outer membrane protein, with product MMKKFLIICMLLFGFTCSLLAQEIVEVTGVVTDAQKQPLVGVSIFVTDSPGLGTVTDNNGRYKIKVERYKRLTFSYIGYIKQDLLIKDVFVINMALEKSETSVLDEVVITGTGAQKQLTSTGAVSSVNVNDLKSNPTSSLSNALAGNVPGVMAMMQSGQPGKNISEFWIRGISTFGGGTGALVLVDNIERNINDINIEDIESFSVLKDAAVTAIYGSRGANGVILITTKRGKEGKININFKDETIYNTRTITPQFEDGVTYANLLNESRITRNQAPIYQPEELEILRLGLDPDLYPNVDWQDLLLKDGAMTYRANLNMSGGGPTARYFASGSYVEEGGMYKIDETLRNDYNTNANYKRWNYRLNTDFNITKTTVAKIGVAGSLDKRNSPGMGDDDFWGVLFGYSPIRTPVMYSNGYVPAIGTGNQTNPWVVATQTGFNENWTNSIQTNVSIEQNFDFITKGLRARGIVGFDTNNKSNISRRKWPEQWRAERARDENGNLIFTHVSNPSEMFQMSGAEGERREFLDLMFNYDRSFGDHNIGGVIRFTRDALVKTVNIGDDIKNGISRRNQALAGRVTYNWKNRYITDFNFGYTGSENFAIGQQYGFFPAVSAAWNVSEESFIKENFDWVNMFKIRYSWGRVGNDQLKVGNNQERFPYLYTIEEIWRRNSDGSFALDGAGNRIPDGGYQWADYGFNRYYQGMKYAQVASPYVTWEMATKQNLGFDISLFKDKIVANLDFFNEERTGIYMERRFLPAIVGLESTPRANVGAVQSRGFDGRFEYKQTLGAFNITARSNITYSKNIILEKDEENNVYGYQNERGFRVDQAKGLVALGLFKDYDDIRNSPNQTFGNYQPGDLKYKDINGDGVIDDGDRVPIGATRRPNLIYGIGASISWKAIDLNVHFQGAGKSTFSTYGKTVHAFSEGEWGQVMKGVMGDNRWVSADISGDPATENPNASYPRLSYGYNANNFRESTYWLRNGQYLRLKTLDIGYSIPKSLANRIKTNNIRIFLVGSNLLTWSKFKLWDPELASPRGEDYPLPKSFTLGINVNL from the coding sequence ATGATGAAAAAATTCTTAATAATATGCATGTTGCTGTTCGGCTTCACCTGTAGTCTTTTGGCTCAAGAGATCGTCGAAGTAACTGGTGTCGTCACGGACGCCCAAAAACAACCTTTAGTAGGGGTTAGTATTTTTGTAACCGATTCACCTGGATTAGGTACGGTTACCGATAATAATGGTCGGTATAAAATCAAAGTAGAACGCTATAAAAGATTAACATTTTCTTATATCGGATATATTAAACAAGACCTGCTGATTAAAGATGTCTTTGTTATAAATATGGCATTGGAAAAATCAGAAACAAGTGTTCTGGACGAAGTTGTAATCACAGGAACTGGTGCCCAAAAGCAATTGACTTCTACAGGAGCTGTAAGCAGTGTAAATGTCAATGACTTGAAATCCAATCCAACTTCGAGCTTATCCAATGCATTAGCAGGAAATGTACCGGGTGTGATGGCCATGATGCAATCTGGACAACCGGGTAAAAATATTTCTGAATTCTGGATTCGCGGTATTTCAACTTTTGGTGGTGGCACAGGTGCACTGGTTTTGGTTGATAATATTGAACGTAATATCAACGATATCAATATTGAAGACATTGAATCCTTCTCCGTGCTCAAAGATGCTGCAGTTACTGCAATATATGGTTCTAGAGGTGCAAATGGAGTTATTCTCATTACGACTAAACGAGGTAAGGAGGGTAAAATTAATATCAATTTTAAAGATGAAACAATTTATAATACCCGAACGATTACTCCTCAATTTGAAGATGGAGTCACTTACGCTAATCTCTTAAACGAATCGCGGATCACGCGTAATCAGGCACCCATTTATCAACCTGAAGAATTAGAAATTTTGAGATTAGGACTGGATCCAGATTTATATCCAAATGTAGATTGGCAAGATCTGTTACTCAAAGATGGTGCGATGACCTATAGAGCCAATCTGAATATGAGTGGCGGTGGCCCCACAGCGCGCTATTTTGCTTCAGGGAGTTATGTTGAAGAAGGTGGGATGTATAAGATCGATGAAACATTGCGTAATGATTATAATACCAATGCAAATTACAAACGTTGGAATTATCGTTTGAATACTGATTTTAATATCACAAAAACTACGGTAGCTAAAATTGGTGTTGCAGGATCGTTAGATAAACGAAACAGCCCAGGAATGGGGGATGATGATTTCTGGGGGGTACTCTTTGGGTATTCGCCCATCCGTACACCTGTTATGTATTCGAATGGTTACGTACCAGCGATCGGTACAGGGAATCAGACTAATCCCTGGGTAGTTGCTACGCAGACGGGCTTTAATGAGAATTGGACCAATAGTATCCAGACAAATGTATCTATAGAACAAAATTTCGATTTCATTACTAAAGGACTTCGGGCTAGGGGAATCGTCGGTTTTGATACCAACAATAAAAGTAATATATCCCGTCGTAAATGGCCTGAGCAATGGCGTGCTGAACGTGCGCGCGATGAAAATGGAAATCTGATTTTTACGCATGTATCCAATCCCAGTGAAATGTTTCAAATGAGTGGAGCTGAGGGAGAAAGACGTGAATTTCTGGATTTAATGTTCAATTATGATCGAAGCTTTGGCGATCATAATATAGGTGGGGTAATCCGTTTTACGCGTGACGCCTTAGTAAAAACCGTAAACATTGGTGATGATATTAAGAATGGTATATCGAGAAGAAATCAAGCACTCGCAGGACGGGTAACCTATAATTGGAAAAATAGATACATTACCGATTTTAATTTTGGTTACACCGGTTCCGAAAATTTCGCTATTGGACAGCAGTATGGTTTTTTTCCAGCAGTTTCTGCAGCCTGGAACGTATCAGAGGAATCCTTTATCAAGGAAAACTTCGATTGGGTCAATATGTTTAAGATCCGGTATTCATGGGGTCGCGTCGGTAATGATCAATTAAAAGTAGGTAATAATCAGGAAAGGTTTCCTTATTTATATACGATCGAAGAAATCTGGCGAAGGAATAGTGACGGAAGTTTTGCTTTAGATGGTGCAGGTAACAGGATACCAGATGGGGGTTACCAATGGGCCGATTATGGTTTCAATAGGTACTATCAAGGAATGAAATATGCGCAAGTAGCGTCTCCATATGTGACCTGGGAGATGGCAACGAAACAAAATCTAGGATTCGATATTTCACTTTTTAAAGATAAGATTGTTGCTAATCTTGATTTCTTCAATGAGGAGCGAACAGGTATATATATGGAACGCAGATTTTTACCTGCGATCGTTGGACTTGAAAGTACGCCTCGTGCCAATGTAGGCGCGGTGCAGTCACGGGGTTTCGATGGTCGATTTGAATATAAGCAAACGTTAGGGGCTTTCAATATCACTGCAAGAAGTAATATTACCTATAGTAAGAATATCATTTTAGAAAAAGATGAAGAGAATAATGTGTACGGTTATCAGAATGAACGCGGTTTCCGTGTTGATCAGGCTAAAGGATTAGTTGCTTTAGGTCTCTTCAAAGATTATGATGACATCCGCAACAGTCCGAATCAAACTTTCGGAAATTATCAACCTGGAGACTTGAAATATAAAGATATTAATGGTGATGGAGTGATTGATGATGGTGACCGTGTACCTATTGGTGCTACCAGAAGACCAAATTTGATTTATGGTATCGGTGCTTCGATCAGTTGGAAAGCGATTGATCTCAATGTCCATTTTCAAGGAGCGGGAAAATCTACTTTCTCCACCTATGGAAAAACTGTGCACGCATTCAGTGAGGGCGAGTGGGGGCAAGTTATGAAAGGCGTAATGGGCGATAACCGTTGGGTTTCTGCGGATATTTCAGGAGATCCAGCGACTGAAAACCCAAATGCTTCCTATCCACGTTTAAGTTATGGCTATAACGCTAACAATTTTAGAGAATCTACCTACTGGCTTAGAAATGGTCAATATCTTCGTCTTAAAACGCTGGATATCGGTTACTCTATTCCTAAGTCATTAGCTAATCGAATCAAGACTAATAACATTCGAATTTTTCTTGTTGGAAGTAACTTGTTGACCTGGTCAAAATTTAAGCTTTGGGATCCTGAACTCGCGAGCCCTAGGGGTGAAGACTATCCGCTTCCGAAATCATTTACGTTAGGCATTAATGTTAATCTATAA